One Kaistella polysaccharea DNA segment encodes these proteins:
- a CDS encoding S46 family peptidase encodes MNRKNILLSAILFPAVMAFAQQYGGMWIPTELNEKEMKDLGMKISAKEIFDPSKPSIKDAVVQFNGGCTAEIISPQGLLLTNHHCGYGQIQKHSSVENDYLTDGFWAKDMNGELPNPGVTVDFIVDIKEVTAPVLAGTQNLEGKASEDLINKNIEQVKAGFKLEPWQKVVVKPVYYGNKYYAYIIETYKDIRLVGAPPSSIGKFGSDTDNWVWPRHTGDFSMFRIYADKNNKPAEYSKDNIPYKPKYFLPVSIKDKQENDFTFVFGFPGRTTEYLPAIAVEKIMTEIDPAMISVREVALKTLNEKMRTDSETRIKYASKYAGVANYWKKWIGEVEGLKKSDAVGKKKKYEQSLIAKNPQIKTTIDQLNQLYTEQGPYALNRAYYSEVFRNAETLSLANHYINFMQSYEAGKMNDQAITAFKNRLSNIYKDYSGELDAKVTAELLALYVAKTPEKFLPNNFSQLKDVNRNIEIVEGWSKNSVVTGRGSLNGATTISDINKVFENPQELIKNLKNDPIIQWASALRNSYTTTTEGKYAEIQDKIDVLQKKFMAQQMATDRDRKFFPDANSTLRVTYGQVKGSNPKDAVYYGYQTHLEGVMEKYVPGDYEFDVPKKLVNLHNAKDYGMYKDKTGDVPVNFTATNHTTGGNSGSPTLDANGNLIGLNFDRQWEGTMSDINFDPRFSRNIMVDTKYILFIVDKYADAKWLIKEMKIVK; translated from the coding sequence ATGAATAGAAAAAATATTTTGCTCTCTGCGATACTGTTTCCAGCCGTGATGGCATTTGCCCAACAATACGGCGGAATGTGGATTCCCACAGAACTTAATGAAAAGGAAATGAAAGATTTAGGAATGAAAATATCTGCGAAAGAAATTTTCGATCCTTCTAAACCAAGTATTAAAGATGCTGTAGTTCAGTTTAACGGTGGTTGTACGGCAGAAATTATTTCTCCACAAGGTTTATTATTAACCAATCACCACTGTGGATATGGACAGATTCAGAAACATTCCTCCGTAGAAAATGATTACCTGACTGATGGTTTCTGGGCAAAAGATATGAACGGTGAACTGCCAAATCCTGGAGTAACAGTAGATTTTATTGTAGATATTAAAGAAGTAACCGCACCCGTTCTTGCAGGAACACAAAATTTGGAAGGTAAAGCTTCTGAAGATTTGATTAATAAAAACATCGAGCAGGTAAAAGCAGGTTTTAAACTTGAACCTTGGCAAAAAGTTGTTGTAAAACCCGTGTATTATGGCAACAAATATTACGCTTATATTATCGAAACTTACAAAGACATTCGATTGGTTGGAGCACCGCCAAGTTCCATTGGTAAATTTGGTTCAGATACAGACAATTGGGTTTGGCCAAGACATACCGGAGATTTCTCCATGTTCCGAATCTATGCGGATAAAAATAATAAACCAGCAGAATATTCGAAAGACAATATTCCTTACAAACCGAAATATTTCTTACCTGTGTCTATTAAAGATAAGCAGGAAAACGATTTTACATTTGTTTTTGGTTTCCCTGGAAGAACCACGGAATACTTACCTGCAATTGCAGTAGAAAAAATCATGACGGAAATTGATCCAGCAATGATTTCTGTACGGGAAGTAGCTCTGAAAACGCTGAATGAAAAAATGCGTACCGATAGTGAAACCAGAATTAAATACGCATCCAAATATGCAGGTGTAGCGAATTACTGGAAAAAATGGATTGGAGAAGTGGAAGGTTTAAAGAAATCTGATGCCGTAGGGAAGAAGAAAAAGTATGAGCAAAGCCTCATCGCTAAAAATCCACAAATTAAAACGACAATAGACCAACTGAATCAGTTGTATACTGAACAAGGACCTTATGCTTTGAACCGAGCCTATTATTCTGAAGTTTTCCGGAATGCAGAAACGTTGTCGCTGGCAAATCATTATATCAACTTTATGCAAAGTTATGAAGCTGGTAAAATGAACGACCAGGCAATAACTGCCTTTAAAAACAGATTGTCAAACATTTACAAAGACTACAGTGGCGAACTCGATGCGAAAGTGACCGCAGAATTACTAGCATTGTATGTAGCAAAAACGCCAGAAAAATTCCTTCCTAATAATTTCAGTCAGTTAAAAGATGTAAACCGAAATATTGAAATCGTAGAAGGTTGGTCAAAAAATTCTGTTGTAACAGGACGTGGAAGCCTGAACGGCGCAACGACCATTTCAGACATTAATAAAGTTTTTGAGAATCCACAAGAACTCATCAAAAACCTAAAAAATGACCCGATTATTCAGTGGGCTTCTGCACTGCGCAACTCTTATACAACCACAACTGAAGGTAAATATGCTGAAATTCAGGATAAAATTGACGTGTTGCAAAAGAAATTTATGGCACAGCAAATGGCAACCGATAGAGATCGAAAATTCTTCCCTGATGCGAATTCTACACTTCGCGTTACTTACGGTCAAGTGAAAGGTTCGAATCCTAAAGATGCCGTTTATTATGGATATCAGACGCATTTGGAAGGCGTGATGGAAAAATATGTACCGGGAGATTATGAATTTGATGTACCGAAAAAACTCGTGAATTTACACAACGCGAAAGATTACGGCATGTACAAAGACAAAACAGGTGACGTTCCGGTAAACTTCACCGCTACGAATCATACCACTGGTGGAAACTCCGGTAGTCCAACATTGGATGCAAACGGAAACCTGATCGGTTTGAATTTTGACAGACAGTGGGAAGGAACGATGAGTGATATCAATTTTGATCCGCGATTCAGCAGAAATATTATGGTGGACACGAAATATATTTTGTTTATTGTTGATAAATATGCCGACGCAAAATGGCTGATTAAAGAAATGAAGATTGTGAAATAA
- a CDS encoding methyltransferase family protein: MKNPKDNAGIHIPPPLFYLIFFAVGMILQKFIILQSHFFKTSTSQIIGIFFLIAAILLLLSAIFTFLKNKTTILPMKPASALQTKGIYSITRNPMYLGLLCMYTGSTFLFGNFWMLILLPFLIFTVQKYIISKEEAYLRRAFGEQYKMYQSKVRRWI, translated from the coding sequence ATGAAAAATCCCAAAGACAATGCAGGAATTCATATTCCACCGCCGCTATTCTATTTGATTTTTTTTGCGGTCGGAATGATTTTACAGAAATTTATCATTCTTCAAAGTCATTTTTTCAAGACTTCTACCTCGCAAATTATTGGTATTTTTTTCCTGATCGCTGCTATTCTACTTTTATTGAGTGCAATTTTTACTTTTTTGAAAAATAAGACGACAATCCTTCCGATGAAACCCGCATCTGCGCTACAAACGAAAGGAATTTACAGCATTACGCGCAATCCAATGTACTTAGGTTTACTTTGTATGTATACAGGTTCAACTTTTCTTTTTGGCAATTTTTGGATGCTGATATTGCTTCCGTTTTTAATATTTACCGTTCAAAAATATATTATATCAAAAGAGGAAGCTTATCTACGAAGAGCATTTGGCGAACAATATAAAATGTACCAATCAAAAGTTAGAAGATGGATTTAG
- a CDS encoding ABC transporter ATP-binding protein, with product MSLQIINLTKKFGDQTALNDINIDINSTEIIGLLGPNGAGKSTLMKSIVGALKIEEGQILFNGKDIQENQIEVKKKMGFLPENNPLYNDMYIREYLAFVADIHNVNIDRIDEVIDLVGITPEKSKKISQLSKGYKQRVGLAQAILHSPDLLILDEPTNGLDPNQIIEIRNVIKEIGKEKTVILSTHIMQEVEALCSRIILIHHGNIIQDSSIDEFKGKYASLEEAFATYTN from the coding sequence ATGTCTTTACAAATCATTAATCTAACGAAAAAATTTGGCGACCAAACAGCGCTGAACGATATTAATATCGACATTAATTCCACCGAAATCATAGGACTTTTAGGTCCAAATGGCGCCGGGAAATCTACGCTCATGAAATCGATTGTTGGCGCTTTAAAAATTGAAGAAGGACAGATTTTGTTCAATGGGAAAGATATTCAAGAAAATCAAATTGAGGTTAAAAAAAAGATGGGATTTTTACCGGAAAACAATCCGCTTTACAATGACATGTATATTAGAGAATACCTGGCTTTCGTGGCTGACATTCACAATGTAAATATCGATCGAATTGATGAAGTAATTGATTTGGTAGGAATTACGCCGGAAAAATCAAAAAAGATATCACAGCTTTCTAAAGGTTATAAACAAAGAGTTGGTCTGGCGCAGGCAATTCTGCATTCACCAGATTTATTGATTTTAGATGAGCCAACAAATGGTCTCGATCCGAACCAAATAATTGAAATTAGAAATGTAATTAAAGAAATTGGCAAAGAGAAAACGGTCATTCTATCAACGCACATCATGCAGGAAGTTGAAGCGCTGTGTTCACGGATAATTCTGATTCATCATGGAAATATTATTCAGGATTCATCGATCGACGAATTTAAAGGAAAATATGCCAGTTTAGAAGAAGCTTTTGCCACATATACCAACTAA
- a CDS encoding N-acetylmuramoyl-L-alanine amidase, with protein MRKSLAIISLGFLIISCGTQKIPQKTAPQPTMSKVASAKPDSKEPKPKIHRESGAEFFTDNIADASKNDNTISYGSIVTADPARFKVVKTFFPAVAQNFRQKYIILHYTALDEDKSVMVLTQQSVSAHYLVNDMDDNEIYQLVDENKRAYHAGISAWRKDKMLNDTSIGIEIVNSGYVTDADGTKIFPDFSPKQVRKIAALVKDLADRYMIAPTNILGHSDIAPTRKQDPGPKFPWKQLYEDHQIGMWYDEGTKQVFYDTAILEDYTMQMTVPSFVFKIQTALKDFGYDIFPNGIYDDATIKTVEAFQYHFRPQNYSGMIDAETWAILQALNQKYPSK; from the coding sequence ATGCGTAAATCGTTAGCTATCATATCCTTAGGTTTTTTAATTATTTCCTGCGGAACGCAGAAAATCCCACAAAAAACGGCGCCTCAACCTACAATGTCCAAAGTTGCTTCTGCAAAGCCCGACTCAAAGGAACCAAAACCTAAAATTCACCGCGAAAGTGGAGCTGAATTTTTTACCGATAATATAGCAGATGCTTCAAAAAATGATAATACCATCAGTTATGGTTCTATCGTTACGGCAGATCCCGCGAGATTTAAAGTAGTTAAAACATTTTTCCCTGCAGTAGCTCAGAATTTCCGACAAAAGTATATCATTCTTCATTATACTGCCTTAGATGAAGATAAATCAGTGATGGTGCTCACCCAACAAAGTGTAAGTGCCCATTATCTTGTAAATGATATGGATGATAATGAAATCTATCAGCTTGTCGATGAAAATAAAAGAGCTTATCACGCCGGAATTAGTGCTTGGAGAAAAGATAAAATGCTTAATGATACCTCCATCGGAATTGAAATTGTAAATTCTGGATATGTGACTGATGCTGATGGGACGAAGATATTTCCTGATTTTTCACCAAAACAAGTTCGAAAAATTGCTGCTTTGGTAAAAGACCTTGCGGATCGTTATATGATCGCTCCAACCAATATTTTAGGCCATTCAGATATTGCGCCAACCAGAAAACAGGATCCAGGTCCCAAATTCCCTTGGAAACAGCTTTATGAAGATCATCAAATCGGTATGTGGTACGATGAAGGAACGAAACAGGTGTTTTATGATACCGCAATTTTAGAGGATTATACCATGCAGATGACTGTTCCGTCTTTTGTATTTAAAATTCAGACGGCGCTAAAAGATTTCGGATATGATATATTTCCAAACGGAATCTATGATGACGCGACCATCAAAACAGTAGAAGCTTTTCAGTATCATTTCCGTCCACAAAATTATTCCGGAATGATCGATGCCGAAACTTGGGCAATTTTACAAGCATTAAATCAAAAATACCCGAGCAAGTAA
- a CDS encoding UDP-N-acetylmuramoyl-tripeptide--D-alanyl-D-alanine ligase, translated as MNAASFYSTFLQCDKVTIDSRNISKNDIFFAFSGETYNAALKAEESIKNGALAVIVEDKEFENAEKNIFYVPSTLQFLQDLAVHHRNHLKIPIIGLTGSNGKTTTKELIHAVLSQKYSVQYTFGNLNNHIGVPLTILSIKPEHEIGVIEMGANHQREIEFLCTLAQPNIGYITNFGKAHLEGFGGYEGVIKGKSEIYTYLKTENQTILINENDALQVEKIESYEPKITFGSKTSDYFFSHYSSDNFVGLQYGDEKVLSQLTGEYNFTNLCAAVALGFHFGLNFDQMKTAVKSYTPTNMRSQILEKNGKVLVLDTYNANPSSMVESLKNFAQFEGSKTIIIGDMLELGKESEVEHQKIMDLAQTLKFDEIITVGPIFKGVNKNLGAYESSVQLGEYLKINPISSKNILLKGSRGIALEKVLEFIN; from the coding sequence ATGAATGCAGCCTCTTTTTATTCGACATTTTTGCAGTGTGATAAAGTAACCATCGACAGTAGAAATATTTCAAAGAATGACATCTTTTTTGCCTTTTCTGGAGAAACATATAATGCCGCATTAAAAGCGGAAGAAAGCATCAAAAATGGGGCTCTTGCTGTAATTGTAGAAGACAAAGAATTCGAGAACGCTGAAAAAAATATATTTTATGTTCCTTCAACACTTCAATTTTTACAGGATTTAGCAGTTCATCATCGCAACCATTTGAAAATTCCCATCATCGGTTTGACGGGAAGTAATGGCAAGACAACAACTAAAGAATTGATTCATGCGGTGCTTTCTCAAAAATACAGTGTACAGTACACTTTTGGGAATCTAAATAACCATATTGGGGTTCCTTTGACGATACTTTCCATCAAACCAGAACATGAAATTGGGGTTATTGAAATGGGTGCAAATCACCAGAGAGAAATTGAGTTTTTATGCACTTTAGCACAACCGAATATAGGATACATTACCAATTTCGGCAAAGCTCATCTTGAAGGTTTTGGGGGTTATGAAGGTGTAATTAAAGGAAAATCAGAAATTTATACGTATTTAAAAACAGAGAATCAAACGATACTCATTAATGAAAATGATGCGTTGCAAGTAGAAAAGATAGAAAGTTATGAGCCAAAAATTACTTTTGGATCAAAAACTTCAGACTATTTTTTCAGTCATTATTCTTCAGATAATTTTGTTGGATTGCAATATGGTGATGAAAAAGTACTTTCTCAGTTAACAGGTGAGTATAATTTTACGAATCTTTGTGCGGCGGTAGCGCTGGGTTTTCACTTCGGATTGAACTTCGACCAGATGAAAACTGCAGTTAAAAGTTATACACCAACCAATATGCGGTCGCAGATTTTAGAAAAGAACGGGAAAGTGTTGGTTTTGGATACCTATAATGCGAATCCCAGTTCGATGGTGGAATCATTGAAGAACTTCGCCCAATTTGAAGGCAGCAAAACAATAATTATCGGTGATATGTTGGAGTTAGGTAAGGAATCGGAAGTTGAACATCAGAAAATAATGGATTTAGCCCAAACCCTTAAGTTTGATGAAATCATAACGGTCGGTCCGATATTCAAGGGAGTAAACAAAAATTTGGGAGCTTACGAATCTTCTGTTCAGTTGGGTGAATATTTAAAAATTAATCCCATTTCCTCAAAAAATATATTGCTCAAAGGGTCGCGCGGGATCGCCTTAGAGAAAGTTTTGGAATTTATTAATTAA
- the aspA gene encoding aspartate ammonia-lyase — MENFRNESDLLGPLQVPINAYYGVQTQRAIDNFKISGQKLSSYPHLINALAVVKKAAAKTNYELGLLDENLYRLIAETCDEIIAGNLHEEFPIDMIQGGAGTSVNMNANEVIANRVLEKLGKEKGEYQFCSPNDHINLSQSTNDAYPTALKMALLSMNEDLVTKLVKIVAAFREKGKEFSSVIKMGRTQLQDAVPMSLGQEFEAFAATLEEDISKLNSNANLFVEINMGATAIGTGLNAPVGYANLCAKNLAQITGRAIISAPNLVEATPDTGSYVIYSSALKRLAVKLSKICNDLRLLSSGPRAGFFEINLPAMQPGSSIMPGKVNPVIPEVVNQVCYKVFGNDLTVTFAAEAGQLQLNVMEPVLSHSIMESINFLGNALDTLREKCITGITANKDVCLNMVRNSIGIVTALNPYIGYKNSTEIAKEALETGRSVYDLVLERGILSEERLNEILDPENMLKPHQPM, encoded by the coding sequence ATGGAAAATTTCAGAAATGAAAGTGATTTGTTAGGCCCACTACAAGTGCCGATTAATGCATATTATGGAGTTCAAACTCAGCGTGCCATTGATAATTTCAAAATTTCGGGACAGAAGCTTTCTTCTTATCCACATTTAATTAATGCTTTAGCAGTGGTAAAAAAAGCGGCGGCGAAAACCAATTATGAGCTCGGGCTACTGGACGAAAATTTATACCGACTTATCGCTGAAACCTGTGATGAAATAATTGCAGGCAATTTACACGAGGAATTTCCTATTGATATGATTCAAGGCGGCGCCGGAACCTCTGTAAACATGAATGCAAATGAGGTCATCGCAAACCGTGTTTTAGAAAAATTAGGGAAAGAAAAAGGAGAGTATCAATTCTGTTCTCCCAACGATCACATCAATTTGTCGCAATCAACAAACGATGCTTATCCTACGGCCCTAAAAATGGCATTATTGTCAATGAATGAAGATCTGGTAACGAAACTTGTAAAGATCGTTGCTGCCTTTCGGGAAAAAGGAAAGGAGTTTTCATCGGTCATCAAAATGGGTAGAACACAGCTTCAAGATGCTGTTCCCATGAGCTTAGGTCAGGAATTTGAAGCGTTTGCCGCTACATTAGAAGAAGATATTTCTAAATTAAATAGCAATGCAAATCTTTTTGTTGAGATTAATATGGGCGCCACTGCCATTGGTACTGGCTTAAATGCGCCCGTTGGTTATGCGAATTTGTGTGCTAAAAATTTAGCTCAAATCACCGGTCGTGCTATTATTTCTGCACCGAATTTAGTAGAAGCAACACCTGATACAGGTTCTTATGTAATCTATTCTTCAGCTTTAAAGAGATTAGCCGTAAAACTCTCGAAAATTTGTAATGATTTGAGATTGCTATCTTCTGGTCCAAGAGCTGGTTTTTTTGAAATTAATTTGCCAGCGATGCAGCCCGGCTCCTCCATTATGCCAGGTAAGGTAAATCCAGTGATTCCAGAAGTTGTAAATCAGGTTTGTTATAAAGTTTTTGGGAATGATCTTACGGTAACTTTTGCGGCCGAAGCCGGACAATTACAGTTGAACGTTATGGAGCCCGTACTTTCACATTCCATTATGGAAAGTATTAATTTTTTAGGAAATGCTTTAGATACGTTGCGCGAAAAATGCATTACCGGAATTACGGCAAATAAAGATGTTTGTTTGAATATGGTAAGAAACAGTATCGGTATCGTTACTGCTTTGAACCCTTATATTGGATATAAAAATTCGACCGAAATTGCCAAGGAAGCTTTGGAAACAGGAAGAAGTGTTTACGATTTAGTTCTGGAACGTGGTATTCTGTCGGAAGAACGTTTGAACGAAATTTTAGACCCAGAAAATATGTTGAAGCCTCATCAGCCGATGTAG
- a CDS encoding M16 family metallopeptidase — MIEESSSKQKFQTLTLTDNAGYQYETVANDKAGVRIYTLKNGLKVFLAQNDDAPKIQTYIPVKTGSNNDPADNTGLAHYLEHMMFKGTSKLASANWEKEKPLLEQLSNLYEKHKAEQDPEKKKAIYRNIDELSQEASKFAIANEYDKAISSLGASGTNAHTWLDETVYKNNIPNNELEKWLKVEKERFSELTLRLFHTELESVYEEFNRAQDNDARLVNYELMDALFPNHPNGQQTTLGKAEHLKNPSMLAIHKYFDEYYVPNNYAMVLVGDLDFEKTIKLVDQYFGTFEYRELPKKTAIKELPLTKIVERTVKSPSAERLHLAWRSYSYGTQNARLADMVANILTNSGESGLIDININQSQKALRAMAYDSAFKDYGSFSLIIVPKNDQTLEEAKQLLLDQIDLLKKGEFQDWLIPAIVNDMKIQRMKMFETADGLATALYGTYINDITWEEELNEINEYSKITKADIVEFANEFFQDNYVVLKKEKGVNDKLVRVENPGITPINLNREEQSIFLKELLGEKSFEIEPHFIDYQKSIATDKIGDKKVSFVKNKYNDIAQVHFIFPFGGDHDNKLGLATQVLQYLGTDQLSAEDLKKEFFKLGISNDFRTSQDQLRISLSGLEENMPAGIQLLKSWMQDAKPDQDVYEKNVETILESREVAKKDKGRIMAALSNYAKYGKLSRFSDVLSKEELEDINSVDMTDKIQNLLQMPYEIFFYGEDFNAFKEYVKPFVKDAVLPIPEKKIYPEPPTKGKVYFTNYDMVQTEMGRVAKGPNVNMKNFGKINVFNEYFGRGLSSIVFQEIRESKSLAYSAFVSYAASGELNHPDYVTTYIGTQADKLPEAIEAMDELMANLPQIPNQFQNAKNSALKQIAAGRINRTNLFFNQLNLKKLGIDYDLRKDMYDEIQNLTLKDLTDFYNQEIKTMTYNTAIMGKIENLDRSSLKGLGDFEEVTLEEIFGY; from the coding sequence ATGATTGAAGAAAGCAGCAGCAAGCAGAAATTTCAAACTTTAACATTGACTGATAATGCAGGTTATCAATATGAGACAGTTGCCAATGATAAAGCTGGAGTCCGAATTTATACCCTTAAAAATGGATTGAAAGTGTTTCTTGCGCAAAATGATGACGCACCAAAAATTCAAACATATATTCCCGTAAAAACAGGCAGTAACAATGATCCAGCCGATAACACGGGACTGGCGCATTACCTGGAACACATGATGTTTAAAGGAACTTCAAAACTTGCGAGTGCTAACTGGGAAAAAGAAAAACCACTTTTGGAGCAACTATCCAATCTTTACGAGAAGCACAAAGCAGAACAAGATCCCGAAAAAAAGAAAGCGATTTATAGAAATATTGATGAACTTTCTCAGGAAGCAAGCAAATTCGCCATCGCCAACGAATATGATAAAGCGATTTCTTCCCTCGGCGCTTCTGGTACCAATGCGCACACTTGGCTGGATGAAACCGTTTATAAAAATAACATTCCAAATAACGAATTGGAAAAATGGCTGAAAGTTGAAAAAGAAAGATTTTCGGAGTTGACTTTAAGGTTATTTCATACTGAATTAGAATCGGTATATGAGGAGTTTAACCGTGCGCAGGACAATGATGCACGCCTCGTAAATTACGAACTTATGGATGCGCTTTTTCCGAACCATCCGAACGGGCAACAAACTACACTCGGAAAAGCAGAGCATTTAAAAAATCCATCGATGCTCGCGATTCATAAATATTTTGATGAATATTATGTTCCCAATAACTATGCAATGGTACTAGTCGGCGACTTAGATTTTGAGAAGACTATTAAATTAGTTGATCAGTATTTCGGAACTTTTGAATATAGAGAATTGCCGAAAAAAACAGCAATTAAAGAACTCCCTCTCACTAAAATTGTCGAAAGAACAGTAAAAAGTCCATCTGCCGAGCGGTTACATCTGGCTTGGCGAAGTTATTCTTACGGAACTCAAAATGCCAGACTTGCCGATATGGTTGCCAATATACTCACCAATTCCGGTGAATCGGGGCTGATTGATATTAACATTAATCAAAGTCAAAAAGCCCTGCGTGCAATGGCTTACGATTCTGCATTTAAAGATTATGGAAGTTTTTCCCTCATCATTGTTCCTAAAAACGATCAGACCTTAGAAGAAGCCAAACAATTATTGCTTGATCAGATTGATTTGTTAAAAAAAGGAGAATTTCAAGATTGGCTGATTCCAGCCATTGTCAATGATATGAAGATACAGCGGATGAAAATGTTTGAAACGGCCGATGGCCTTGCAACAGCTTTGTACGGCACATACATTAACGATATTACGTGGGAGGAAGAACTCAATGAGATTAATGAATATTCGAAAATAACGAAAGCAGATATTGTAGAATTTGCGAATGAATTTTTTCAAGATAATTACGTCGTTCTTAAGAAAGAAAAAGGAGTTAATGATAAATTAGTCCGTGTTGAAAATCCCGGAATTACACCAATTAATCTGAACAGAGAGGAGCAATCTATATTTTTAAAGGAACTTTTAGGGGAAAAATCTTTTGAAATAGAGCCTCATTTTATTGATTATCAAAAATCTATTGCTACTGACAAGATTGGCGATAAAAAAGTAAGTTTCGTAAAAAATAAATATAATGATATCGCGCAGGTTCATTTTATTTTTCCATTTGGTGGTGATCACGATAATAAATTGGGGTTGGCAACCCAGGTTTTACAGTATTTAGGTACAGACCAATTGAGCGCAGAAGACCTGAAAAAAGAATTTTTCAAATTGGGAATTAGCAATGATTTTAGAACTTCGCAAGATCAACTTCGCATTTCCTTGAGTGGTTTAGAAGAAAATATGCCTGCCGGAATTCAGTTATTGAAAAGTTGGATGCAAGATGCAAAACCCGATCAGGATGTTTATGAAAAGAACGTAGAAACCATTTTAGAAAGTAGGGAAGTTGCAAAAAAAGACAAAGGCCGAATTATGGCAGCACTGAGTAACTACGCGAAATATGGTAAGCTTTCCAGATTTTCTGATGTACTTTCAAAAGAAGAATTAGAAGACATCAATTCAGTGGACATGACGGATAAAATTCAGAATTTACTGCAGATGCCTTATGAAATCTTCTTTTATGGCGAAGATTTTAACGCCTTTAAAGAATATGTAAAACCATTTGTGAAAGATGCCGTTTTACCTATTCCTGAGAAGAAAATATACCCGGAACCACCTACAAAAGGTAAGGTGTATTTTACCAATTATGATATGGTTCAAACTGAAATGGGTCGTGTCGCAAAAGGTCCGAATGTAAACATGAAAAATTTTGGGAAAATTAATGTGTTTAATGAGTATTTCGGAAGAGGATTATCTTCAATTGTTTTCCAGGAAATTCGGGAAAGTAAGAGTTTGGCTTATTCCGCGTTTGTTTCCTATGCCGCAAGTGGCGAACTGAATCATCCCGATTATGTTACAACTTACATCGGTACACAAGCGGATAAACTTCCGGAAGCTATTGAGGCGATGGATGAATTAATGGCGAATTTACCACAAATACCCAATCAGTTTCAAAATGCAAAAAATTCGGCTTTGAAGCAAATTGCCGCTGGAAGGATCAACCGAACAAACCTGTTTTTCAACCAATTGAATCTGAAAAAGTTAGGAATTGATTATGATTTGAGAAAAGATATGTATGATGAAATTCAAAATTTGACCTTAAAGGATCTAACCGATTTCTACAATCAAGAAATAAAAACCATGACCTACAACACGGCGATTATGGGGAAAATAGAAAATCTTGATCGATCATCTTTGAAAGGTTTGGGGGATTTTGAGGAAGTGACTTTAGAAGAAATATTCGGTTATTAA
- a CDS encoding SRPBCC family protein: protein MNLEGRKIIVNKSTSELVKMLKNPEDYRGLMPDTLQNFEARDNGFKFGLKGMPEIALNIDEVSKDQVVLKSASSSLDFSLKGVMNAINENQTEVQLLFEGKFNPFIKMMVEKPLNTFIDNLTDNLEKL, encoded by the coding sequence ATGAATTTAGAAGGACGAAAGATTATCGTAAATAAATCGACCAGCGAATTGGTCAAAATGTTAAAAAATCCAGAGGATTATCGGGGATTGATGCCCGACACTCTGCAAAATTTTGAAGCCCGTGATAACGGATTTAAATTTGGACTTAAAGGTATGCCGGAAATTGCTTTAAATATTGATGAAGTTAGCAAAGATCAGGTCGTTTTAAAATCTGCAAGCTCTAGTCTTGATTTTTCTTTAAAAGGAGTGATGAATGCTATCAATGAAAATCAAACCGAGGTTCAGCTTTTGTTTGAAGGAAAATTTAATCCTTTTATTAAAATGATGGTTGAAAAACCTTTGAATACTTTTATAGATAATTTAACGGACAATCTGGAAAAACTTTAA
- a CDS encoding NUDIX hydrolase, with protein sequence MYKVFVNEKKLTISKYPEDIEKKLRFEGFASLEIAVDLLENTSCPELNIYGEEIDEIWEDFTHMFKVVEAAGGIVRNSKNEILFIRRLGKWDLAKGKIEKGESLEQAALREIEEETGLKELILEEFLNTTFHIYTERNGDRILKTTYWFKVEYVGTAEPIPQTEEGISEVSWKDEEEIKSSVLGMTFQNIKLILNQYWSLN encoded by the coding sequence ATGTATAAAGTTTTTGTGAATGAAAAAAAATTAACCATTAGTAAATATCCCGAAGATATTGAAAAAAAGTTAAGATTTGAAGGCTTTGCGAGCCTGGAAATTGCGGTAGACCTTTTAGAAAATACTTCTTGCCCGGAACTGAATATTTATGGGGAAGAAATCGACGAGATTTGGGAAGATTTTACCCATATGTTTAAAGTCGTTGAAGCTGCTGGCGGCATCGTTCGAAATAGCAAAAATGAAATTCTTTTTATACGACGATTGGGCAAATGGGATTTAGCGAAAGGAAAAATTGAAAAAGGGGAATCCCTGGAACAAGCTGCTTTGCGTGAAATTGAAGAAGAAACTGGACTTAAAGAATTAATTTTGGAAGAGTTTCTGAATACTACTTTTCATATTTATACCGAACGGAATGGGGACCGGATTTTGAAAACGACTTACTGGTTTAAAGTGGAATACGTGGGAACTGCAGAACCCATTCCTCAAACTGAAGAGGGAATTTCTGAGGTGAGCTGGAAAGATGAAGAAGAAATAAAGAGCTCGGTTTTAGGAATGACTTTTCAAAATATTAAACTGATTCTGAATCAGTATTGGAGTTTAAATTAA